The following proteins are co-located in the Clostridiales bacterium genome:
- a CDS encoding efflux RND transporter periplasmic adaptor subunit, translating into MFRKRVNETDSAGETTNKVKKPRKAMSKKKKRRIIVGTIAILVIAAIVIVPKLMGGEPPALMVTTGSAEKMDLQQAVSIKGTIQGSEKADVATSLNSEILSILVEEGDIVHKDQVLAVLDSKDLEDDYQKAQTALNQSKFNYEAAKSLYEEGAISKEDFVKAENTYKSDQITVNSYNISDKVNIKSPIAGTVTRVNVNIGRYANDTENKEPMFVVEDLQNLEMNVRISEFDISKIKVGQKVEITSEVLGNQAVDGVVSRISPTGELKDQSSKEMVIPVEIDVNKGNTNLIAGVTAKATIEIETRSNVLTVPIDALLEDPNTGDNYVMVLDGTKLKKIAVELGLEGDFNVEIASGELSEGDKVVLNPTFDMTDGMDVTPAPEV; encoded by the coding sequence ATGTTTCGGAAAAGAGTTAATGAGACGGACAGTGCAGGGGAAACTACGAACAAAGTAAAGAAACCGCGAAAAGCTATGTCCAAAAAAAAGAAAAGAAGAATTATTGTTGGCACGATAGCAATCCTTGTAATTGCTGCTATTGTAATCGTCCCCAAACTTATGGGAGGAGAACCTCCCGCGTTAATGGTAACCACAGGCTCAGCTGAGAAAATGGATCTCCAGCAGGCTGTTTCCATAAAGGGAACCATTCAGGGCTCTGAAAAGGCTGACGTAGCCACTTCGCTGAACTCAGAGATCCTATCTATTTTGGTGGAAGAGGGCGATATCGTACATAAGGATCAAGTGCTTGCTGTGCTGGATTCAAAGGATCTCGAGGATGATTATCAAAAAGCTCAGACTGCTCTCAATCAGTCTAAGTTCAATTATGAAGCGGCAAAATCACTCTATGAGGAAGGTGCCATATCCAAAGAAGATTTTGTCAAAGCTGAAAATACATATAAGAGCGACCAAATCACTGTGAATTCGTACAATATCTCTGATAAGGTCAACATTAAAAGCCCCATAGCAGGTACCGTTACAAGGGTCAATGTCAATATCGGCCGCTATGCAAACGACACAGAAAACAAAGAGCCGATGTTTGTAGTAGAGGATCTGCAGAACTTGGAAATGAATGTTCGAATCAGTGAATTCGACATCAGCAAAATCAAGGTTGGTCAGAAGGTTGAGATAACCTCCGAGGTGCTTGGCAATCAAGCTGTGGACGGTGTCGTTTCCCGAATTTCTCCTACGGGAGAGCTGAAGGATCAATCTTCCAAAGAAATGGTTATCCCGGTTGAGATTGATGTCAACAAAGGCAACACGAACTTGATCGCCGGCGTAACTGCAAAGGCTACCATAGAAATCGAAACCAGAAGCAATGTATTGACTGTGCCCATCGATGCTCTTTTAGAGGATCCAAACACCGGTGATAATTATGTCATGGTTCTCGACGGCACGAAGCTGAAGAAAATTGCTGTTGAACTAGGTCTGGAAGGTGATTTCAATGTGGAGATCGCTTCCGGAGAGCTTTCCGAAGGTGATAAGGTAGTACTGAATCCAACATTTGATATGACCGACGGTATGGATGTTACCCCCGCACCAGAAGTGTAA
- a CDS encoding ABC transporter ATP-binding protein: MTEDIIKIENMTKVYANGEIQVKALKSIDLTIQKGEFVSIMGSSGSGKSTLMNILGCLDRPTEGHYYLEGIDVREKSDNELSAVRNKKIGFVFQSFNLISRTSALKNVELPMVYGRIDADERHERALELLRQVNLENRADHMPNELSGGQRQRVAIARALANQPQIILADEPTGNLDSESSVEIMDIFTKLNRENGNTVIIVTHERDIAEFTDRIITFRDGEVLTDERLRAKEAIPC; encoded by the coding sequence ATGACAGAAGATATTATAAAAATTGAAAATATGACAAAGGTCTATGCCAATGGTGAAATACAGGTAAAAGCATTAAAATCCATCGACTTAACCATACAAAAGGGCGAGTTCGTCTCTATCATGGGTTCTTCTGGTTCCGGAAAGTCGACCTTGATGAATATTCTTGGCTGTCTTGACCGTCCTACAGAAGGTCATTACTATCTTGAGGGGATTGATGTAAGAGAAAAAAGTGATAACGAGCTTTCTGCTGTACGCAACAAAAAAATTGGATTTGTATTTCAGTCCTTTAACTTAATCTCCCGTACCAGTGCCTTAAAAAATGTCGAATTACCAATGGTTTACGGAAGAATTGATGCGGATGAGCGGCACGAACGAGCGTTAGAGCTATTGCGCCAGGTCAACCTGGAAAACCGGGCAGATCATATGCCAAATGAACTCTCAGGCGGACAAAGGCAGCGTGTGGCGATCGCAAGAGCACTTGCGAATCAACCGCAAATCATTCTTGCGGACGAACCCACCGGTAACCTTGATTCTGAATCTTCCGTGGAGATTATGGATATTTTTACGAAACTGAACCGTGAGAACGGAAATACAGTTATCATCGTTACCCACGAACGAGATATCGCCGAATTTACAGACCGCATCATCACCTTTAGAGACGGAGAAGTCCTCACTGATGAACGGCTCAGGGCAAAGGAGGCGATCCCATGCTGA